In Saccharothrix syringae, the following are encoded in one genomic region:
- a CDS encoding energy-coupling factor ABC transporter permease — protein MTQPLAMHMSDGLLNAPTSLLFVAVAVAGVGLALAKARGDLDDRTAPMAGLVAAFVFATQMLNFPVLPGVSGHLLGGALAAILVGPWVGALCVSVVLVVQSLFFADGGVTALGANITNMALIGTAAGYLTALALRRFATRNKGALAAVAFTSALVNTVLASAGFVLEYAIGGQGGVALGTVAAAVLGVHVLIGVGEGLITAVTVTAVAAARPDLVHLLRGVPRELELRS, from the coding sequence GTGACCCAACCGCTAGCCATGCACATGAGCGACGGCCTGCTGAACGCCCCGACCTCGTTGCTGTTCGTGGCGGTCGCCGTGGCCGGGGTCGGCCTCGCGCTGGCCAAGGCCCGCGGCGACCTCGACGACCGCACCGCGCCGATGGCCGGCCTGGTGGCAGCCTTCGTGTTCGCCACCCAGATGCTCAACTTCCCGGTCCTCCCCGGCGTCAGCGGCCACCTGCTGGGCGGCGCGCTGGCCGCGATCCTGGTCGGCCCCTGGGTCGGCGCCCTGTGCGTGTCGGTGGTGCTGGTCGTGCAGTCGCTGTTCTTCGCCGACGGCGGGGTCACCGCGCTCGGCGCGAACATCACCAACATGGCCCTGATCGGCACGGCCGCCGGCTACCTGACCGCGCTGGCGCTGCGCCGGTTCGCCACCCGCAACAAGGGCGCGCTGGCCGCGGTCGCCTTCACCTCGGCCCTGGTCAACACCGTGCTCGCCTCGGCGGGCTTCGTGCTGGAGTACGCCATCGGCGGCCAGGGCGGTGTCGCCCTCGGCACGGTCGCCGCCGCGGTGCTGGGCGTGCACGTGCTGATCGGCGTGGGCGAGGGCCTGATCACGGCGGTGACCGTGACCGCGGTGGCCGCCGCCCGGCCGGACCTGGTCCACCTGCTGCGCGGCGTGCCGCGGGAACTGGAGCTGCGGTCGTGA
- a CDS encoding sodium/solute symporter, which yields MSSTYGVIAVLAVAIGTVLVGTYGLRISRTTSDFFVASRTVSPWWNASAIGGEYLSAASFVGIAGLIFAHGPDMLWFPVGYTAGYLVLLALVAAPLRRSGAYTLPDFAEARFASPTVRAVASVFALGIGWLYLLPQLQGAGLTLHTVTGAPDWAGALVVAVVVTLNVASGGMRSVTFVQAFQYWLKLTAIAVPVVFLVVAWHAHGARDLGGPRLPEFTQRTTVTFDSATSFRVPLATPYEGAGVVDGRRVDGAGELAEGDHTAAAGSRLTFPAGSAVPHVSTIPVNTDETWALPMRGGERFPLYAVYSLIIATFLGTMGLPHVIVRFYTNPNGRAARRTTLIVLALLGVFYLVPPIYGALGRLYTPELLMTGDTDAVVLVLPSRVVDGLGGQLLGALVAGGAFAAFLSTSSGLMVSLAGVLSRDVLRLRGVRGFRWATVPAVLVPLGMTWLVGKVPVADMVGLAFAVAASSLCPLLVLGIWSTRISTVGAVAGMLAGGVPALVAGMVTISGSGGAWYDVFLARPAAWTVPLGFVVMYAVSLLTPRRVPPGVNHVMVRLHAPENLGLRSQDRL from the coding sequence GTGAGCAGCACCTACGGCGTCATCGCGGTGCTGGCGGTGGCGATCGGCACGGTGCTGGTGGGCACCTACGGGCTGCGGATCTCCCGCACCACCTCGGACTTCTTCGTGGCCTCGCGGACGGTCTCGCCGTGGTGGAACGCCTCGGCCATCGGCGGCGAGTACCTGTCGGCCGCCTCGTTCGTGGGCATCGCGGGCCTGATCTTCGCGCACGGGCCGGACATGCTGTGGTTCCCGGTCGGCTACACCGCGGGCTACCTGGTGCTGCTCGCGCTGGTCGCCGCGCCCCTGCGGCGCAGCGGCGCGTACACGCTGCCGGACTTCGCCGAGGCCCGCTTCGCCTCGCCGACCGTGCGGGCGGTGGCCTCGGTGTTCGCGCTGGGCATCGGGTGGCTGTACCTGCTGCCGCAGCTCCAGGGCGCGGGCCTGACCCTGCACACGGTCACGGGCGCGCCGGACTGGGCGGGCGCGCTGGTGGTGGCGGTCGTGGTCACGCTGAACGTGGCCTCCGGCGGGATGCGCAGCGTCACGTTCGTGCAAGCCTTCCAGTACTGGCTCAAGCTGACCGCCATCGCGGTGCCGGTGGTGTTCCTGGTGGTGGCCTGGCACGCGCACGGCGCGCGGGACCTCGGCGGGCCGCGGCTGCCCGAGTTCACCCAGCGCACGACGGTGACCTTCGACAGCGCCACCTCGTTCCGGGTGCCGCTGGCCACGCCGTACGAGGGCGCGGGCGTGGTGGACGGGCGGCGGGTGGACGGCGCCGGCGAGCTGGCCGAGGGCGACCACACCGCGGCCGCCGGGTCGCGGCTGACCTTCCCGGCGGGCTCGGCCGTGCCGCACGTGAGCACGATCCCGGTCAACACCGACGAGACGTGGGCGCTGCCCATGCGCGGCGGCGAGCGGTTCCCGCTGTACGCGGTGTACTCGCTGATCATCGCCACGTTCCTGGGCACCATGGGCCTGCCGCACGTGATCGTCCGGTTCTACACCAACCCCAACGGGCGCGCGGCGCGGCGGACCACGCTGATCGTGCTGGCGCTGCTGGGCGTGTTCTACCTGGTGCCGCCGATCTACGGGGCGCTGGGCCGGCTCTACACGCCGGAGCTGCTGATGACCGGCGACACCGACGCGGTGGTGCTGGTGCTGCCCAGCCGGGTCGTCGACGGGCTCGGCGGGCAGCTGCTGGGCGCGCTGGTGGCGGGCGGCGCCTTCGCCGCGTTCCTGTCCACCTCGTCGGGGCTGATGGTGTCGCTGGCGGGCGTGCTGAGCCGGGACGTGCTGCGGTTGCGCGGGGTGCGCGGGTTCCGGTGGGCCACGGTGCCCGCCGTGCTGGTGCCGCTGGGCATGACGTGGCTGGTGGGCAAGGTGCCGGTGGCGGACATGGTGGGGCTGGCGTTCGCGGTGGCCGCGTCGTCGCTGTGCCCGCTGCTGGTGCTGGGCATCTGGAGCACCCGGATCAGCACGGTCGGCGCGGTCGCCGGGATGCTCGCGGGCGGGGTGCCCGCGCTGGTCGCGGGCATGGTGACGATCAGCGGCAGCGGCGGCGCGTGGTACGACGTGTTCCTGGCCAGGCCCGCCGCGTGGACCGTGCCGCTGGGGTTCGTCGTGATGTACGCGGTGTCGCTGCTGACGCCGCGCAGGGTGCCGCCGGGGGTGAACCACGTGATGGTGCGCTTGCACGCGCCGGAGAACCTGGGCCTGCGCAGCCAGGACCGCTTGTGA
- a CDS encoding PDGLE domain-containing protein: MNKRFFAWFALVSLVLAGVASYFASSDPDGLDHVTTEHGIAEHAADHPLAGWPLADYALGGDDRFTGVAGVIGVVLTLAAAAGLFRLLRKRPSAK, from the coding sequence GTGAACAAGCGCTTCTTCGCCTGGTTCGCGCTGGTCAGCCTGGTGCTGGCGGGCGTGGCCTCCTACTTCGCCAGCTCGGACCCGGACGGGCTGGACCACGTCACCACCGAGCACGGCATCGCCGAGCACGCCGCGGACCACCCGCTGGCCGGCTGGCCGCTGGCCGACTACGCGCTGGGCGGCGACGACCGGTTCACCGGGGTGGCGGGCGTGATCGGCGTGGTGCTGACGCTGGCCGCCGCGGCCGGTCTGTTCCGGCTGCTGCGCAAGCGCCCCTCCGCCAAGTGA
- a CDS encoding LytR/AlgR family response regulator transcription factor, with the protein MTSGLPCPLCEGPERRGALERALRVLAVDDEAPALEDLVYLLRSDPRVGHVEAVTDATKALRTLHRAMDAGQPVDAVFLDIRMPGLDGLDLARVLSRFAQPPPIVFVTAHQEPAVEAFELKALDYLLKPVRAERLAESVHRIVHEVLDSKTPEPAAAAPAEKAPDVGDEVIPVELGGITRFIRLADIRYVEAHGDYARLHTATGSGLVRAALNGLEERWRSAGFVRIHRSHLVSLGHIDELRLEDGHLSVNIGGAVLPVSRRHARHLRQLLVRRNRQPS; encoded by the coding sequence ATGACCTCAGGACTCCCCTGTCCCCTCTGCGAGGGCCCGGAGCGCCGCGGGGCGCTGGAGCGGGCACTGCGGGTGCTCGCGGTGGACGACGAGGCGCCCGCCCTGGAGGACCTCGTCTACCTGCTGCGCTCCGACCCGCGCGTCGGCCACGTGGAGGCGGTGACGGACGCGACCAAGGCGTTGCGCACGCTGCACCGCGCCATGGACGCCGGGCAGCCGGTGGACGCGGTGTTCCTGGACATCCGGATGCCCGGCCTGGACGGGCTGGACCTGGCCCGGGTGCTGTCCCGGTTCGCCCAGCCTCCCCCGATCGTGTTCGTGACCGCGCACCAGGAGCCCGCGGTCGAGGCGTTCGAGCTCAAGGCGCTGGACTACCTGCTCAAGCCGGTCCGGGCGGAGCGGCTGGCCGAGTCGGTGCACCGGATCGTGCACGAGGTGCTGGACTCCAAGACCCCCGAACCCGCCGCCGCGGCGCCCGCCGAGAAGGCGCCGGACGTGGGCGACGAGGTCATCCCGGTGGAGCTGGGCGGCATCACCCGGTTCATCCGGCTGGCCGACATCCGCTACGTGGAGGCGCACGGCGACTACGCCCGCCTGCACACCGCCACCGGCAGCGGGCTGGTGCGCGCCGCGCTCAACGGGCTGGAGGAGCGCTGGCGGTCGGCCGGGTTCGTGCGCATCCACCGCAGCCACCTGGTCTCGCTCGGCCACATCGACGAGCTGCGCCTGGAGGACGGCCACCTCAGCGTCAACATCGGCGGCGCGGTGCTGCCGGTCAGCCGGCGGCACGCCCGGCACCTGCGCCAGCTGCTGGTGCGCCGCAACCGGCAACCGTCGTGA
- a CDS encoding DEAD/DEAH box helicase, with translation MTLTDRLPPSPDPDLLFDAFAEWAADRGLSLYPAQQEALIEIVSGSNVILSTPTGSGKSLVATGAHFAALAEGKRTFYTAPIKALVSEKFFALIDTFGAENVGMMTGDASVNETAPIICCTAEILANIALRDGARADVGQVVMDEFHFYSEPDRGWAWQVPLIELPQAQFLLMSATLGDVTFFEKDLTRRTGRATTTVRSAERPVPLHFQYVTTPLHETIEELLHGREAPIYVVHFTQASALERAQSLMSVNVATRAEKDDIARMIGRFRFTSGFGKTLSRLVRHGIGVHHAGMLPKYRRLVEQLAQAGLLKVICGTDTLGVGINVPIRTVVFTALSKYDGQRTRHLKAREFHQIAGRAGRAGYDTVGTVVVQAPDHVVENEKALAKAGDDPKKRRKVVRKKAPEGFVSWSDQTFERLKNAEPEPLTSSFQVSHAMLLNVIGRPGNAFAAMRHLLEDNHEDRPAQRRHVLRAISMYRGLLAAGVVERQGDDIRLTVDLQVNFALNQPLSPFALAAIELLDRESPSYPLDVLSVVESTLDDPRQVLSAQEHKARGEAIGAMKSEGIEYDERMALLEEVTYPKPLAELLEAAFTTYRRGHPWVADHHLSPKSVVRDMFERSMTFAEYVSYYQLARSEGLVLRYLADAYKALRQTVPEDAKTEELSDLQEWLGELVRQVDSSLLDEWEKLRNPGEEAEAALAEAPPAVTRNVRAFRVLVRNALFRRVELAARRNYHELGQLDGDAGWSAEDWRDALEPYFEEHGEIGTGPNARGPAMLVITEEPGRWVVRQIFDDPAGDHDWGFTAEVDLAESDETGTAAVRVTEVGRL, from the coding sequence ATGACTCTCACCGACCGGCTGCCGCCCTCCCCCGACCCCGACCTCCTCTTCGACGCGTTCGCCGAGTGGGCGGCCGACCGGGGGCTGTCGCTGTACCCGGCGCAGCAGGAGGCGCTGATCGAGATCGTCTCCGGCTCGAACGTCATCCTCAGCACGCCCACCGGCTCCGGCAAGTCGCTGGTCGCCACCGGCGCGCACTTCGCCGCCCTGGCCGAGGGCAAGCGCACCTTCTACACCGCGCCCATCAAGGCCCTGGTGTCGGAGAAGTTCTTCGCGCTCATCGACACCTTCGGCGCGGAGAACGTCGGCATGATGACCGGCGACGCGAGCGTCAACGAGACCGCGCCGATCATCTGCTGCACGGCCGAGATCCTGGCCAACATCGCGCTGCGCGACGGCGCGCGGGCCGACGTCGGCCAGGTCGTCATGGACGAGTTCCACTTCTACTCCGAGCCGGACCGGGGCTGGGCCTGGCAGGTGCCCCTGATCGAGCTGCCGCAGGCGCAGTTCCTGCTGATGTCGGCCACCCTGGGCGACGTCACCTTCTTCGAGAAGGACCTCACCCGCCGCACCGGCCGGGCCACCACCACGGTCCGCTCGGCCGAGCGCCCGGTGCCGCTGCACTTCCAGTACGTCACCACGCCGCTGCACGAGACGATCGAGGAGCTGCTGCACGGCCGCGAGGCCCCGATCTACGTGGTGCACTTCACCCAGGCGTCCGCCCTGGAGCGCGCCCAGTCGCTGATGTCGGTCAACGTGGCCACGCGCGCGGAGAAGGACGACATCGCGCGGATGATCGGCCGGTTCCGGTTCACCTCGGGGTTCGGCAAGACGCTGTCCCGGCTGGTGCGGCACGGCATCGGCGTGCACCACGCGGGCATGCTGCCGAAGTACCGGCGCCTGGTGGAGCAGCTCGCGCAGGCCGGCCTGCTGAAGGTGATCTGCGGCACCGACACCCTGGGCGTGGGCATCAACGTGCCCATCCGCACGGTGGTGTTCACCGCCCTGTCCAAGTACGACGGCCAGCGCACCCGCCACCTCAAGGCGCGGGAGTTCCACCAGATCGCGGGCCGGGCGGGCCGCGCCGGCTATGACACCGTGGGCACGGTGGTGGTGCAGGCGCCGGACCACGTGGTGGAGAACGAGAAGGCGCTGGCCAAGGCGGGCGACGACCCGAAGAAGCGGCGCAAGGTGGTGCGCAAGAAGGCGCCCGAGGGCTTCGTGTCCTGGAGCGACCAGACCTTCGAGCGGCTCAAGAACGCCGAGCCGGAACCGCTGACCTCCAGCTTCCAGGTCAGCCACGCCATGCTGCTCAACGTCATCGGCCGCCCCGGCAACGCGTTCGCCGCGATGCGGCACCTGCTGGAGGACAACCACGAGGACCGGCCCGCGCAGCGCAGGCACGTCCTGCGCGCCATCTCCATGTACCGGGGGCTGCTGGCCGCGGGCGTGGTGGAGCGGCAGGGCGACGACATCCGGCTCACCGTGGACCTCCAGGTGAACTTCGCGCTCAACCAGCCGCTGTCGCCGTTCGCGCTGGCCGCGATCGAGCTGCTGGACCGCGAGTCGCCGTCCTACCCGCTCGACGTGCTCTCGGTGGTCGAGTCCACCCTGGACGACCCGCGCCAGGTGCTGTCCGCGCAGGAGCACAAGGCGCGCGGCGAGGCCATCGGCGCGATGAAGTCCGAGGGCATCGAGTACGACGAGCGGATGGCGCTGCTGGAGGAGGTGACGTACCCGAAGCCGCTGGCCGAGCTGCTGGAGGCCGCGTTCACCACCTACCGGCGCGGGCACCCGTGGGTCGCCGACCACCACCTGTCGCCCAAGTCGGTGGTCCGCGACATGTTCGAGCGGTCGATGACCTTCGCCGAGTACGTCTCGTACTACCAGCTGGCCCGCTCCGAGGGCCTGGTGCTGCGGTACCTGGCCGACGCGTACAAGGCGCTGCGGCAGACCGTGCCCGAGGACGCCAAGACCGAGGAGCTGAGCGACCTCCAGGAGTGGCTGGGCGAGCTGGTCCGCCAGGTCGACTCCAGCCTGCTCGACGAGTGGGAGAAGCTGCGCAACCCCGGCGAGGAGGCCGAGGCGGCGCTGGCCGAGGCGCCGCCCGCGGTCACCCGCAACGTGCGCGCGTTCCGCGTGCTGGTGCGCAACGCGCTGTTCCGGCGCGTCGAGCTGGCCGCCCGGCGCAACTACCACGAGCTGGGGCAGCTCGACGGCGACGCGGGCTGGTCCGCCGAGGACTGGCGGGACGCGCTGGAGCCGTACTTCGAGGAGCACGGCGAGATCGGCACCGGCCCGAACGCGCGCGGCCCGGCCATGCTGGTGATCACCGAGGAGCCTGGTCGCTGGGTGGTGCGGCAGATCTTCGACGACCCCGCCGGCGACCACGACTGGGGCTTCACCGCCGAGGTCGACCTGGCCGAGTCCGACGAGACCGGCACGGCCGCGGTCCGGGTCACCGAGGTGGGCCGGCTCTAG
- a CDS encoding SDR family oxidoreductase encodes MIVVTGATGKLGRLVVNALLERGAEVVAAVRDPGRARDLADRGVEVREADYDRPGTLGPAFDGAGQVLLISGSEVGRRVPQHWAAVDAAKTAGVRLLAYTSVLHADTSTAVVAPEHRATEEYVRASGVPFAFLRNGWYNENYEAVVRESLTTGVIPGAAHDGRVASAARADYAEAAAVVLTGEGHEGAVHELSGDVAWTMAELAALVTEVSGTEVVYHDMEAVQYARTLVGGGVPEVVARTVARMDTDIAEGLLADVTGELARLIGRPTTPMRETVLAAVKR; translated from the coding sequence ATGATCGTCGTCACCGGTGCCACCGGCAAGCTCGGCCGGCTGGTCGTCAACGCCCTGCTGGAGCGCGGGGCGGAGGTCGTCGCGGCGGTCCGCGACCCGGGTCGGGCGCGGGACCTGGCCGATCGGGGCGTCGAGGTCCGCGAGGCCGACTACGACCGGCCGGGGACCCTCGGCCCCGCGTTCGACGGTGCGGGGCAGGTGCTGTTGATCTCGGGCAGCGAGGTCGGCAGGCGCGTGCCGCAGCACTGGGCCGCCGTGGACGCCGCCAAGACCGCCGGGGTGCGGCTGCTGGCGTACACCAGCGTGCTGCACGCCGACACGTCCACGGCCGTGGTCGCGCCCGAGCACCGGGCCACCGAGGAGTACGTGCGCGCGTCGGGCGTGCCGTTCGCGTTCCTGCGCAACGGTTGGTACAACGAGAACTACGAGGCGGTGGTCCGGGAGTCGCTGACCACCGGCGTGATCCCCGGCGCGGCCCACGACGGGCGCGTCGCCTCGGCCGCCCGGGCCGACTACGCCGAGGCCGCGGCCGTCGTGCTGACCGGCGAGGGGCACGAGGGGGCGGTGCACGAGCTGTCCGGTGACGTGGCGTGGACCATGGCCGAGTTGGCGGCGCTGGTGACCGAGGTGTCCGGCACGGAGGTCGTCTACCACGACATGGAGGCCGTCCAGTACGCCCGCACGCTCGTCGGGGGCGGGGTGCCCGAGGTGGTCGCGCGGACGGTGGCGCGGATGGACACCGACATCGCCGAGGGGTTGCTCGCCGACGTGACCGGGGAGTTGGCGCGGCTGATCGGGCGGCCCACCACGCCGATGCGGGAGACGGTGCTCGCCGCGGTCAAGCGCTGA
- a CDS encoding DUF485 domain-containing protein: MTGAQPPRQRVVVTGPQPPRQRVVVTSPRTRAPRAPRPYPASREIDEQSELGAVYMRSLIRTQRRLGLLLCAVVCGSVAALPLVFTLVPSVGTQRLLGLPLPWLLLGVLVFPVFVLAGWFYVRQAERGEREFAELVERS, translated from the coding sequence GTGACCGGGGCGCAGCCGCCGCGCCAGCGCGTGGTGGTCACCGGCCCCCAGCCGCCGCGCCAGCGCGTGGTGGTGACCAGCCCGCGCACCCGCGCGCCGCGCGCGCCCCGCCCGTACCCCGCCTCGCGGGAGATCGACGAGCAGAGCGAGCTGGGCGCGGTCTACATGCGGTCGCTGATCCGCACCCAGCGGCGGCTCGGGCTGCTGCTGTGCGCGGTGGTGTGCGGGAGCGTGGCGGCGCTGCCGCTGGTGTTCACCCTCGTGCCGTCGGTGGGCACCCAGCGGCTGCTGGGCCTGCCGCTGCCGTGGCTGCTGCTGGGCGTGCTGGTGTTCCCGGTGTTCGTGCTGGCGGGCTGGTTCTACGTGCGGCAGGCCGAGCGGGGCGAGCGCGAGTTCGCCGAGCTGGTGGAGAGGTCGTGA
- a CDS encoding AfsR/SARP family transcriptional regulator — translation MTLSRDEFGVLGSLVVRRDGRAVQVTAAKHRIVLAALLLGANRSVPAGELIRRVWGEAPPDRAGRTLPVYVMRLRRALGEPALIRTTSSGYRIDLPPDALDLHRFDALAERGAALVRDGDLAAALPVYERALGCWRGAPLADVPSPSLQEVEAPNLVERRLRVTAELVDVKLLLGRCDEVVADLRRLTAQHPLRERFWSQLMVALYRADRQADALDAYRQGATVLARELGVDPGDSMRAVHRAILTGDPALHRPAAAAWAPVSQLPAPVGNFVGRAAELVRVTDLLTRSGATVVVCGPPGVGKTALAVSVAHAVRDRYPDGQLYVDLRGHSTSPPLPTSAVLARFLRAMGVRADHIPVDERELVRGYRARLRGRRVLITLDNAASAEQVLPLLPTAPGAPGGSGCSVLVTSRIEPRGTLRATTVRLDVLRAEEAWKLLARTLGPEVAVAQFDALAELARLCGYLPLALRIALGNLVGSPHVDVASYVAELRGGDRLAALAVDNDDTAAVRRAFDLSYAALTPAAARLFRLAAVLPGPDFGAAGAAALLEVPEGAARRLLDDLASAHLVQRVGADRFALHDLLQDYAADRAAAAGEDVGAARRRLFDWYLRTAVEVGDVLYPELGTSGPPRLSPGAARAWLAAERPSVLAATEHCAAHGPRALSWRLISAVSGYFGSHGHHVEFLHAIDAALGAARAEGDRDAEASMLIWLATEHRNLGNPRVALRHLAAARPAGLLAWLHSGLAGVVHMELGDLDAAAASFDRMATLVDEDWAPPHVRIGVLAGHGAVLLMRGDAAGAAELLAEGLALARTAEGTNVEATCASVLARCRTLLGDHAGAVDLLRHAEAAWYRTGVRHSRAEATAHLAVALCLGGEHAEALRTAQRALAQVHELGGCPRIEAEVHNALGLVLRHLGEPARAEAAHLRALELATAAEYLFGVVQAHAHLVRVLASVGRREEALRSARVVAELAGRGGFGFFEQVAATALADLA, via the coding sequence TTGACCCTGTCGCGGGACGAGTTCGGCGTGCTGGGGTCCCTGGTGGTCCGCCGCGACGGCCGGGCCGTCCAGGTCACCGCCGCCAAGCACCGCATCGTCCTGGCCGCGCTGCTGCTGGGCGCGAACCGGTCGGTGCCCGCGGGCGAGCTGATCCGCCGGGTGTGGGGCGAGGCGCCGCCGGACCGGGCCGGGCGGACGCTGCCGGTGTACGTGATGCGCCTGCGGCGCGCGCTCGGCGAACCCGCGCTGATCCGCACCACCTCCAGCGGCTACCGGATCGACCTGCCGCCCGACGCGCTGGACCTGCACCGGTTCGACGCGCTGGCCGAGCGGGGCGCGGCGCTGGTCCGGGACGGCGACCTCGCGGCGGCGCTGCCGGTGTACGAGCGGGCGCTGGGGTGCTGGCGCGGCGCGCCGCTGGCCGACGTGCCCTCGCCGTCGTTGCAGGAGGTCGAGGCGCCGAACCTGGTCGAGCGGCGGTTGCGGGTGACCGCGGAGCTGGTGGACGTCAAGCTGCTGCTGGGCCGGTGCGACGAGGTGGTGGCCGACCTGCGCAGGCTGACCGCGCAGCACCCGCTGCGCGAGCGGTTCTGGTCGCAGCTGATGGTGGCGCTGTACCGGGCGGACCGGCAGGCCGACGCGCTGGACGCCTACCGGCAGGGCGCCACGGTGCTGGCGCGGGAGCTGGGCGTGGACCCGGGAGACTCGATGCGCGCGGTGCACCGGGCGATCCTCACCGGCGACCCGGCCCTGCACCGGCCGGCGGCGGCCGCGTGGGCGCCGGTGTCGCAGCTGCCCGCGCCGGTGGGCAACTTCGTGGGCCGCGCGGCCGAGCTGGTGCGGGTGACGGACCTGCTCACCCGGTCGGGGGCGACCGTGGTGGTGTGCGGGCCGCCGGGCGTGGGCAAGACGGCGCTGGCCGTGTCGGTGGCGCACGCGGTGCGCGACCGCTACCCCGACGGCCAGCTGTACGTGGACCTGCGCGGGCACTCCACGTCCCCGCCGCTGCCCACCTCGGCGGTGCTGGCGCGGTTCCTGCGGGCCATGGGCGTGCGGGCCGACCACATCCCGGTGGACGAGCGGGAGCTGGTGCGCGGCTACCGGGCCCGGCTGCGCGGGCGGCGGGTGCTGATCACGCTGGACAACGCGGCGTCGGCGGAGCAGGTGCTGCCGCTGCTGCCCACCGCGCCGGGCGCGCCCGGCGGCTCGGGGTGCTCCGTGCTGGTCACCAGCCGCATAGAGCCGCGCGGGACGCTGCGCGCGACGACCGTGCGGCTGGACGTGCTGCGCGCCGAGGAGGCGTGGAAGCTGCTGGCGCGCACGCTCGGGCCGGAGGTGGCGGTGGCGCAGTTCGACGCGCTGGCCGAGCTGGCGCGGCTGTGCGGGTACCTGCCGCTGGCGCTGCGGATCGCGCTGGGCAACCTGGTCGGGTCGCCGCACGTGGACGTCGCCTCCTACGTGGCGGAGCTGCGCGGCGGCGACCGGCTCGCGGCGCTGGCCGTGGACAACGACGACACCGCCGCGGTCCGGCGCGCCTTCGACCTGTCCTACGCGGCGCTCACGCCCGCCGCGGCGCGGCTGTTCCGGCTGGCGGCCGTGCTGCCGGGGCCGGACTTCGGCGCGGCGGGCGCGGCGGCGCTGCTGGAGGTGCCCGAGGGGGCGGCGCGGCGGCTGCTCGACGACCTGGCGTCGGCGCACCTGGTGCAGCGGGTCGGCGCGGACCGGTTCGCCCTGCACGACCTGCTCCAGGACTACGCCGCCGACCGGGCCGCGGCGGCGGGCGAGGACGTCGGCGCGGCGCGGCGGCGCCTGTTCGACTGGTACCTGCGCACCGCGGTCGAGGTCGGGGACGTGCTCTACCCCGAGCTGGGCACGTCCGGGCCGCCGCGGCTGTCGCCGGGGGCCGCGCGGGCGTGGCTGGCGGCCGAGCGGCCCAGCGTGCTGGCCGCGACCGAGCACTGCGCCGCGCACGGCCCGCGCGCGCTGTCGTGGCGGCTGATCAGCGCGGTGAGCGGGTACTTCGGCTCGCACGGCCACCACGTGGAGTTCCTGCACGCCATCGACGCGGCGCTGGGCGCGGCCCGCGCGGAGGGCGACCGGGACGCGGAGGCGTCCATGCTCATCTGGCTGGCCACCGAGCACCGCAACCTGGGCAACCCGCGGGTGGCGCTGCGGCACCTGGCGGCGGCCCGCCCGGCCGGCCTGCTGGCGTGGCTGCACTCGGGCCTGGCGGGCGTGGTCCACATGGAACTGGGCGACCTCGACGCCGCGGCCGCCTCGTTCGACCGGATGGCGACCCTGGTGGACGAGGACTGGGCGCCGCCGCACGTGCGGATCGGGGTGCTGGCCGGGCACGGCGCGGTGCTGCTGATGCGCGGCGACGCGGCGGGCGCGGCGGAGCTGCTGGCCGAGGGCCTGGCCCTGGCCCGCACCGCCGAGGGGACCAACGTGGAGGCGACGTGCGCGAGCGTGCTGGCGCGCTGCCGCACGCTGCTGGGCGACCACGCGGGCGCGGTCGACCTGCTGCGCCACGCCGAAGCCGCCTGGTACCGGACCGGGGTGCGGCACTCGCGGGCCGAGGCGACCGCGCACCTGGCCGTGGCGCTGTGCCTGGGCGGGGAGCACGCCGAGGCGCTGCGGACCGCCCAGCGGGCCCTGGCGCAGGTGCACGAGCTGGGCGGCTGCCCGCGGATCGAGGCGGAGGTGCACAACGCCCTGGGCCTGGTCCTGCGGCACCTGGGCGAACCGGCCCGCGCCGAGGCCGCGCACCTGCGGGCGCTGGAGCTGGCGACGGCCGCCGAGTACCTGTTCGGGGTGGTCCAGGCGCACGCGCACCTGGTGCGGGTGCTGGCCTCGGTCGGGCGGCGGGAGGAGGCCCTGCGGTCCGCGCGGGTGGTCGCGGAGCTGGCCGGGCGCGGCGGCTTCGGCTTCTTCGAGCAGGTGGCCGCGACCGCGCTGGCCGACCTGGCGTGA